The Candidatus Denitrolinea symbiosum DNA window GGTTCTGGCGCAGGAGGTGGTCGCTGGATTCCTTTACGCGCAGTTTGGTGCGGATGCGCGCCATCAGTTCGCGGCGGTCGAACGGCTTGGTGACGTAGTCGTCCGCGCCGAGGTGGAATCCCGCCTGGACGTCCGAGGGATCGATGCGGGCCGCGGTCAGGATGATGACCGGGATGTGCCGCAAGTCCGCGTCGGCGCGCATTTCTTCGAGGACGGCGAAACCGTCCTTCTTGGGCATGTTCACGTCGAGCAACACGAGGTCGGGATGACTCCGGCGGGCCTGCTCCAGGGCTTCCACCCCGTCGGCCGCGGCGATATATTCATAGCCCTCGTTTTCGAGATAGCGCGAGAGCAGCGTCACATTGTCGGGACGGTCGTCGGCCACAAGGATCCTGTGCGGCCGGCCGGCGGCTTGCTGCGCCGCAACCGGCCGGGAACGATTCCATTCGCCCAGCAGGTTTTCCACGATCTGGCAGATGCGTTCGGGACGCACCGGCTTGAGGAGAATCTCGTCCACTTTTGCGCGGCGGGCGGTTTCCTTCAACCCTGGCACGTCGTAGGCGGTGATCAGAATCACGTGCGCCGGCCGCCCGCCCGGATGGTTTTGCAGTTTCTCCGCCAACTCCAGGCCGTTCATCTCAGGCATGATCATGTCGGTGATGAGCAGGTCGGCGGCGAAATCGTCCGCCACTTTAAGCGCCTCGCGCCCGCTGGTGGCGGAACGCGCCTCCACCTGTTTGCCTAATTGAGCGACGGCTCTCGCCAGCATAGTGGCGGTGTTGGGATGGTCGTCCACGATGAGGACGCGCATTGGATGGACGCCGGATTCAGGGCTTGCAGGTTTCATGCGCCCATTTTCCCTCAAAGTCCCCCGGTGGTCAGATTGTCATGGGAAGAGAAAAGTTGGCAAAAGTTGGCGGGGCAAAGGTCAGTCGGCGACGAGCCGATAGCCGAAGCCGCGCACATTGATAATGAAGGACGGGTCTTGCGGGTCGGGTTCAATGGCCTGGCGAATATGGTGGATGTGCCACTTCACCAGTTCCTGCGCCTCGCGCATCTCGGCCTGGTAGCCCTGCGCCTCGGCGACGAGCGTCTGGTAATCCACCACGCTGGGAGCGTGACGCGTCAACACGAGGAGATAGTCGAACGCGGTGGGAGGAAGGCTGACGACGCGCCCGGCGACGGTGACGCGTCGGGCATGGAGGTCCAGCCTGACGGTCCCGCGCGAGACGAACCGCTCGGCGGTCTCTCCTCGCTCGGGCGGGACGCGCGTTTCCTCGTCCTTTTCCAGGCCTTCGAGCTCCGCCTGCAACGCCTGGATCTGCGCCTGGAGTTCGCGGCGGCGGCGTTCTTTTTCGCGCTGGGCAAGGATGTCCTGCGTCCGCTCGATCATGACCTGGGGCTGGAGCGGTTTGAGGAGGTAGTCGGTGGCGCCGAGCCGTAGCGCCTCGACCGCCGAGTTGACGTCGGGCTGGGCGGTGAAGAGGATGACCGGCAGGTCGGGACGGGCCGCGTGGATGCGTTTGAGGGCTTCCAGTCCGGGCATGCCCGGCATGCGCAGGTCCATGTAGACGATGTCGAAGTCGCCGCCCGCCACCAGTTCCAGCCCCTGTTCGCCGCTTTCCGCGCTGGTCACTTCGTGGCCGGCGCGTTGCAGGATGCGCGTCAGGGTTTGGCGCAGGCTGGCTTCGTCGTCAATGATGAGCACGCGCCCAGACAGGTTCATGCTTCCTCCTCGTTGTGGATGGGGAGCCAGAGGGTGAAGGCCGCGCCGCCTTCCGGCCGGTTCTCGGCGGCGATGCGTCCGTTGTGCCGCTGGACGATGTCGTAGGTGATGGTGAGGCCGAGGCCGGTGCCGCCATCCTTGTCGGTGACGAAGGCGTCGAAGATGCGCGGCAGGATCTCCGGCCGGATGCCGGGGCCGGTGTCGGCGACGGTCAGCGCGACTTCGCCGTCGCCGCCGCGCCGGGTGGCGACGGTGAGTCTCCCGCCGCCCGGCATCGCTTCGACCGCGTTCATGACGAGGTTGAGCGTCACTTGTTTAAGTTGGTCTGGCAGGCCGCGGGCCGGGGGCAGCGACGGGTCGGGGTGGAACTCGAAGGCGATCTCGAGACGCCGCAAGTGGGCGGCGACCAGGGTGTGGACGTTTTCCACCAGCGCGTTGATCTGGACCGGGCGGAAGTCTGCCGCGTGCAGGGGGCGGTAGGAACTGTGCAGGCGTTCTATCAGGGAGGCCATGCGTTCGGCCTCCGAGAGGATGGTGTCCAGGTCCTGTTTTCCCTGCTCGGATATGCCCTGTTCCTCCTTGAGGAGAAACAGCGCGTTCTGGATGGCCTGGAGCGGGTTGTTCAATTCGTGTGAGACGGAGGCCAGCAGCCGTCCCACCAGCGCGAGGCGCTCGCTTTGGAGCAGTTGCGAGCGGATGGCTTTCTCCTGCTGGAGGGAGGCCTGGAGATCCGAGTAGAGCGAGGCTTTTTGCAACGCGACCGCCAGTTGTTCGGCGATGGCGCCGACGAGTTGCAGGTCGCGCCCGGTCAGCCGGCGCGGCGGAGATTGCTCGATGTCCAGTACGCCCAGCGCCCGATCGTTGACTTTGATGGGCATGGCCAGTTCGGATTGCGTGTGCGGCAAGAGCGGGTGTGGATGGTAAAAGAGGACTTTATCCACGTCGTTGGTCAGGAAAGGTTCGCCGGTGAGCGCCGCGTGTCCCACGATGCCGGTCCCGGCGGGAAGCCGCGCTTTTGCAAGCATTTCTCCCTGATCTGTGCGGTCGTGATGCACGATGAGCTCGTCTGTGACGGGGTCTATGATGAAAATGCCGACATAATAATAGTCAAAATTCTCGTGCAGGAGGGCGACCACTTCCTCCATCAACTCATCGGGGTTCAACGAAGCGGACAGTTCCCGCGCGATGCGATACAGCGCGTTGGTTTCCTTCAATCCCTGCTGGGTCTCTTCCCAGAGACGGGCGTTTTCGATGGCGATGGAGGCCTGCGCGCCCAGCGCCGAAAGCAATTGGATTTCTTCCGCCGAGAACGCGTCGGCCTGACGGCTTTGCACGCTGATGGCGCCGAGCCTTTTTTCCCCGCTTGGGACGGGCGCCACCGCCAGGGATTGGAAACGCGGCCGGGTGTTTTGACGCAGGAAGCGCGGGTCGGCGTCCACGTTGGCGATGTTGATCGGTTCGCCCGAGGCGATTACCTGCCCGGCCACGCCCTCGCCGAGATGCATGTTGACCGTTCTGATTTCGGAGGCTTCGAACCCGGAGACCGCGCGCGCGATCAATGTCTGATTCTCCTCGTCCAGCAGGTGGATGACGGCCTGCTCGGTCCCCGCGATCAATTCCCGCGCCGAGTCCACGATCAACTGCAAAACGTGGTCGAGACTCACGCGTTCCCTCTCGCTCAAGGCGCGCCCGATGTCTGCCAGGGCGCGCGCCTCGCGCAGGCGCCGCTGGAGTTCTCTCTCGGTGCGGGCGCGGTCTTCCTGGACGAGGCGCAGGTAGCCGGTCATCAGCCCCGACCAAAGGATCAACGCTATACCGGGCCAAAGCGCGCCCAGGAGCAGATTCCCGGTGACCCGATACAGGATCAGGCTGCCAGCGGCGCTCAGGCCCAGTCCCGCGGCGCCCCCGCCCCAGACGCCGAAATACCATCCCGCCAGCGCCGCTGGAAAAATCCCCAGCGCCGCGCTCGTCGTCCCGAGCGTCCGATACAGGCTGGGGAGCGCCGCGAGATATAAAACAGACAACCCCAGGACAGGGACCCATTTTGCGTATAAGGGGACCGGTCTGGCCTGGGGCTGTGTCATCTCATCATCCTTTTTCGCGTCTCGCAGACTTCGAGCGGATCCCGTCTATTTGGCGTAGTCCACCGCCCGCGTCTCGCGGATCACCGAGACTTTGATCTGACCGGGATACTGCATGGTCTCTTCGATCTTCTTGGCGACGTCGCGCGCCAGCCGCGCCGAGTCGAGGTCGTCGATCTCCTCCGGGCGGACGATGATGCGCACTTCGCGTCCCGCCTGGATTGCGAAACTCTGCTGCACGCCCTTGAACGAACTGGCGAGGTCTTCGAGGGTCTTGATGCGTTTGATGTAGGCTTCCAGGTCTTCGCGGCGCGCCCCGGGCCGCGCCCCAGAGATGGCGTCTGCCGCCTCGGCGATGACGGCCTCGATGGTCTCCTGTTCCACTTCGTGGTGGTGCGAGGCGATGGCGTTGACCACTTTGTGATTCACGTTGTAGCGCTTACAGAATTCGGCGCCCAGTCCGGCGTGCGTGCCTTCCTGGTTGTGATCCATGGCCTTGCCGATGTCGTGCAGGAAGCCGCCCTGCTTGGAAATTTCCACGTCCGCGCCCAACTCGGCCGCCAGGATGCCCGCCAGTTTGGCTACCTCCACCGCGTGGGCGAGCTGGTTCTGCCCGTAGGATGTGCGGAATTTCAACCGCCCCATCATGCGCAGCACTTCGGGATGCAGCCCCGCGATGTTGGCGTCGTAGGCGGCCTGCTCGCCCGCCTCGTTGATGATCTTGTCCACGGCCCTGGTCTCGTCTTCGATGATCTTCTCGATGTGGGTGGGGTGGATGCGCCCGTCCACCGTCAGGCGGACGAGGGCGCGGCGGGCGATCTCGCGGCGCACCGAGTCGAAGCACGAGATGGTGACCGACTCGGGCGTATCGTCCACGATCACGTCCACGCCCGCGGCCTGCTCGAAGGCTTTAATGTTGCGCCCGTTGCGGCCCACGATGCGTCCCTTCATCTCCTCGTTCGGCAGGGTGACGCGCGAACTGGTGACCTCGGCCACGTGGTCCGACGCGACGCGCTGGATGGCGTCGGCGATCAACTTGCGGGCGCGTTTCTCGCCTTCCTCGCGCGCTTCCGCTTCGATCTGGCGGTAGATGCGCGCCATGTCGGCGCGGGCTTCCTTCTCCACCGCCGCGAACAGGTCCTTGCGGGCATCCTCCTGCGACAGATTCGAGATGTGTTCGAGTTTTACCACTTCCTGCTCGTAGAGTTTGTCGATCTCGTTGGCGCGGCGGTCAACGGAGGATTGTCGTTTGTTCAGGTTTTGCTCGCGCTGTTCGAGTTTGTCGGCGCGGTTTTCCAGTTCGGTGCGGCGCTTGTCGAGACGTTCGGCCTCGCGGCTGTTTTCGACGCGGCGCTCCTTGATGTCCTGTTCGGCGGCCTGCAAAACCCTGGCCGCGTTTTCACGCGCCTGGGTTTCGATCAGGCGCGCTTGTTCGCTCGCGCCTTTCAGGATGTTGGCGGCCTTTTCCTGCTGGTCGCGCATGGCTTTTTCCACCTGGTAGCGATGGAACAAATATCCCGCCGCCGCGCCCAGGGCAATTCCAAAAACGATCAATATCAGCCAAAAGATTGGGTTCATGGGAATTCCTCATTGTCAAAGTTGGTGTCTTGCCCGCCATCGCGCTCGAGCCAGAGGCGTTTTACCGTCGGCGCGATGACCTCGTAATCGAATCCTCGCCGGGCGAGGAATCCGCTCAATTTTTTTCGGAACTCGAGCCACTCCAGACCTTCGAGGCGGCGGGCCCGTTTCTGCGCGGCCGCGTAGGCCAGGGTTGTCTCGTCTGTGGTCTCGGTCGCGGACTGTATGGCGGCCTCGTCCACTCCCTTTCGGCGCAGTTCGATCGCCAGCGCGCGGCGGCTGCGCGGACGGAACTCGGAGCGGTTCGCCACCCAGTCCCGCGCGAACTGGCCGTCGTTCAGCAGGCGTTCCTCGCGCAGGCGTTCCACCGTCCGCTCGATGACCGCGGGCGGGACCTCGTGCTTTTCGAGGTTCCTGCGGACTTCCGCCTCGGAGCGGGCGCGGTAACCCAGGAAGAGCATGGCCTGTTGGTAGGCCTTTTCCTGCGCGTCCTCCGCCTGGAGTTGGGCGATTTTTGCCTCGTCCAGCGCCTGGCCGGTCTTCAGCCATGCGGCGGTGATTTTTGCCAGCCCGAAGGCGAATTCCCCGTCGAGGTAAACGTTTACCCGGTGGGGGTTGTTCTTCTGGGCTTCGATGGCGGTGATCCTCTTCATCCAATCTCCCGCGGGCGGGATTAAAAACACACAGCCGCAGGCCGCCTGGGGAGGCCTCGGCTGTGCAATCGGTCTGGGTTGGCTACAACGGCTCGCCGCCCCGCGCGAGACGGAACGGAGAGTCATACGCTAAACCGGATGACGGTTCAAATCAACAATCACCAAAATCCTGTCAGTCAGTTCGGTTTTCGTCGCAATTTGTCCCAATTGCAGGGCAAAAGTCGTAGTTCCGTACAATTTGCAAGCCGGGCCGAGGAATCGGCAGCCAATGGGTCAGGCGTGTTCTTGCAGCGTGCCTGAATTATACTTGATAAAACGCCCGGCCGACAATGTCCCATTAAAATTACCCGAAATATGTGACAAAATGAACTAAAAAAAATTGATGGATTGTGCGATAATAGCATGTGCATATTCCCATCCCTGTTTCAGACAACTGGAGGTCCCATGGCAAAGATTACGCGTGAAGACGCGCTTGAGTATCACCGACTTAAAGGAAAACCCGGCAAGATCGCAATCCTTCCGACCAAGCCTATGGATACCCAACGCGACCTGAGTCTGGCTTATTCGCCCGGCGTGGCCGACGCGGTTTTAGAGGTGGAAAAGAATCCGCAGGATGCCTACGAATACACTTCAAAAGGAAACCTGGTGGCCGTCGTTTCCAACGGGACGGCCATCCTCGGTCTCGGCGACCGCGGCGCTTTGGCGAGCAAACCCGTGATGGAAGGCAAGGGCGTGCTGTTCAAGAAATTCGCGGACGTGGACGTGTTCGACATCGAAGTCAACTCGCACGATCCCGACGAGATCATCAAGGTCGTCGCGGCCATCTCCCCGACTTTTGGCGGGATCAACCTCGAAGACATCAAAGCCCCCGAATGTTTCTACATCGAGGAAGAACTCAAGAAGATGCTCGACATCCCCGTCTTCCACGACGACCAGCACGGGACGGCCATCATCTCCTCGGCAGGGCTGGCGGGCGCGCTGGAGATCATCGACAAGAAACACGCGGACATCCGCCTCGTGATTTCGGGAGCCGGCGCGTCGGCCATTTCCTGCGCGGAACTCGCCATCCGCTGGGGCGTGAAGCGGGAAAACATCATGCTTGTGGACACCAAAGGCGTGGTGTACAAGGGCCGCAAGGAGGGCATGAACAAGTACAAAGAACGCCTCGCCGTGGACGACAAAGGCCATCGGACGCTGGCGGACGCCGTGAAGGATGCCGACGTGTTCTACGGCCTCTCTGTGGCGAATATCCTGACGCCGGAGATGGTCAAATCCATGGCCAAGGACCCGATCATCTTCGCTATGGCGAACCCGGACCCGGAGATCCGTCCCGAATTGGCGCAGGAAGCCCGCCCGGACGTGATCATTGCCACTGGCCGCTCCGACTACCCCAACCAGGTCAACAACGTGCTGGGGTTCCCGTTCATCTTCCGCGGCGCGCTGGACGTCCGCGCCCGGTCCATCAACGACGAGATGAAGTTCGCCGCCTCCCAGGCGCTCGCCGCGCTGACCAAGGAGGACGTGCCAGATTCCGTCCTGCGGGCCTATGGCGTGAACAGCCTGAAATTCGGACGCGAGTACATCATCCCCAAGCCGCTCGATCCGCGCGTCCTCCTTTGGGAAGCACCTGCCGTCGCCGAGACGGCCATGAAGACGGGCGTGGCGCGTAAGCCGATCGACATCAACGAATATCGCCAGCAATTGACGTTCCGCCAGGGCAGGGGCGAGCAGATGCGTTACTTCTTTCAAAACAAGGCGCGCGCCAGCGGCGGGACGAAACGCGTCGTGTTCGCGGAGGGCGAGGAGCCGAAAGTCATCCGCGCCGCGTACCGCTTGAAAGAGGAAGGGATTGCCGCTCCCATCCTGATCGGCCGACCCGAAGTCGTCCAGGAACGCGTCGCCGAACTCGGCCTGCACTGCTGCCCTGAGGTGGTGGACCCCTTCAACTTTACGCGCATTGACGAATACGCCCGGGCCTATCACAATCTCCGCGCCCGCAAGGGCGTGTCCCTGGCGATTGCCCGCAACCGCATCCGCCAGGCCAATATATTTGGCCCGATGATGGTGAAAATGGGCGACGCGGACGCGTTCGTCTCGGGACTCACCTATGAATATCCCGACGTCATCCGCCCCGCGTTGCGCATTCACCACACGGCCGCGGGCGCGGCGCGCGCCGCCGGCGTGTACATCATGATCGTGGATGACCGCGTCTATCTCTTCACCGACGCCACCGTCAACATTGACCCGAGCGCGGAAGACCTTTCGGAGATCGCCTGCCTGGCCGCGGATTTCGCCAAGCAACTCGAGATCGAGCCGCGCGTGGCCTTTCTTTCGTTCTCCAACTTCGGCTCCACGCCGCATCCGCTTTCAGAGAAGGTGCGCAAGGCAGTGGACCTTACCAAGGCCCGCCGTCCTGACCTCGTGGTGGACGGCGAGATGCAGGCCGATACCGCCGTCATCCCTGAGATCGTGGAGGAACGCTACCCGTTCAGCCAGGTCAGGGACGCGAACGTGCTGGTCTTCCCCTCGCTGGAATCGGCGAACATCGCCTACAAACTGCTGGCGCGCCTCGGCAACGCCAAAGCCATCGGGCCGATCCTGCTCGGGACGGGCGCGCCCGTCCATGTGTTGCAGACGGGCGACGATGTCAACGCCATCGTGCAGATCGCCTCGGTCGCCGTGATGGACGCGATGGGGCGGAACGGGAAGGAAAAGAAGGCTCCCGCGAAGAAGTGATCGGTGGTCAGTAATCAGTGATCAGTACGCGAAGAACCTCGGAGATCTTGTCTCCGAGGTTCTTAATTGTCAGTAAATCACGAAAATCATGCGTAACTTGCGCCCTTCGCGTAGCGCGCAAATCTAACGGTACGCCTGCCCTCCCACTCCGCTTCGCTTCGGGGACGATGTGGCGGGCGGCGCCAGGGGAGACCGCCACATATGCTTTCGTGAAGTACTGATTATACAAAGTCCAGCAAAATTCCTACAACCAATCTCCAATTACCAATTACCAATCCCACCTCACTCCTGCCATTCTAATTCGAATTCATCCCCGATGTACACGGTGTCGCCCTCCTTGATTCCCGCTTTGCGAAGCGCCTCGTCCACGCCGAGTTTTTCCATCAATTTTTGGAACCGTCTCAGCGAGCCTTCGTGCTGCCAGTAGGTCATCTTGGCGGCGCGCTCGATGGCCGCGCCGGAGATGCGCCACTCGTCCGCGCCCTCGCGCCTGACCTCGAACTGCTTCTCATCCGCCTGCGGACGGTAAACCGGCAGCGACGGCTCCACTTCCTCCAATGTCGGCGTCTCGGCGAGTCTGTGCGCGGCCTTCAAGAGCAGGTCGCGCGTGTTCGTCCGCGCCAGCGCGGAGACGGACATCAGATCCACTTTTTGTTTTTTGAATTTCTTTTTCAGATCCGCGAACCGCTCCTGGACTTCGGGCTGGTCAATTTTATTCAGCGCCACAACCTGCGGCTTTTTGGCGAGATACGGATCGAACAACGCCAACTCGGAATTGATCTGGCTGAAATCTGCCAGCGGATCTTCGTTCAGCCCGTCCAGCAGATGGATCAGGACGCGCGTCCGCTGGATGTGACGCAAAAAATCGTGACCGAGTCCCGCGCCCTCCGCCGCGCCTTCGATCAGCCCCGGGATGTCCGCCAGCACGACGGTCGTGTCGTCGTCAATGTTTGCCACGCCGAGGTTCGGCTCCAACGTGGTGAACGGGTACGAATCGATCTTCGGACGCGCGTTCGTCAACGCCGCGAGCAGCGTGGACTTACCCGCGTTCGGCAGGCCGACCAGCCCGATATCGGCGATCAACTTCAACTCCAGTTTGAGCCGCCGCTCCTCGAACGGTTCGCCCTTCTCGGCGGTGCGCGGCGCCTGGTTGCGCGAAGTCGCGAAATGCTGGTTGCCGCGGCCGCCGCGGCCGCCCCGGCAGACGGTCAGGCGCTGACCCGCCTGCGTCAGGTCGCCGATCAACTCGCGCGAGTCCGCGTCGAAGATGGCCGTGCCGGGCGGGACGGGAATCACCAAATCCGCGCCGCCGCGTCCCGACTTCCGATTCGAGCCGCCGTTCTTCCCGTCCTCCGCCGCGAACTTCTGGTTGGGACGGAAAGCCGAAAGCGTGTTGAGCGTGGGCTTCACCTCGAAGATCAAGTCGCCGCCCTTGCCGCCGTCGCCGCCGTCGGGGCCGCCGCGCGGCACATACTTCTCGCGGCGGAAATGCACCATCCCGTCGCCGCCCTTTCCAGAGCGCGCATAAATTTGAACCTGGTCAATGAACATGCCGTGATTATAACCTGCGGCGGAAAACGCGCTGTTACTTTTCGCGTACAATGGATACATATAATCAGGCGCTGCGCCGTTTTCGGCCCGGACAGCGTCGTTCGGATCTTCCGCCGAGGAGACAACCATGAAACGGTTTTGGACTCTTTCCGCGCTGCTCTTTCTGTTGACGGGACTCCTTGGTCTTTCCCCGCTCGCGCGGGCTGAGGCCTCCTCAGCATTTTCCCCGCCTCAGCAGGATTCTCCCACCGACACGCCCTCGGCCTCTTCTCCTCCCACGCCCGGCGAAATCATCGCCGCCGTCAACAACCTGCGCGCCTCGCGCGGACTCGCCCCCCTGACGACCAACTCCATCCTGATGCAGGTCGCGGCGGATCAGGCCAACGCGCTCGCGGCCTCCGAAGGCGCCATCGGGCACGAACGTCCCTGCGGCATGACCCTCGGACAGGACCTGCTCCGACGCGGCTTCCCGCTGGCGGGCGCGCTCTCGCTCGACGGCTACCGCTCCGAAAACTGGGTGGCCGCCTCCACTGCGGAGGATGCGATCAACTTCTGGCTGGGCGACGATCCGCACACGAACACCATGCTCTCCGAAAACCGCAGCGACATCGGCGCGGCCGTGGCGGTCAGCGACCAGACTTACATCGTCCTCGAGACCGCGCTCGGCACAGCCAGCGGAAAAATGCAATACGAGGCGGCGGGTATCCTCACGGGCATCCCGATGACGGTCGCCGCCTGTTCCGGCCAGAGTACGCAGGACGCGGCGAACAGTTTGCTTCCGCAATACTCTGTCCCGGTGGCGCGCGCCACCGCGCTCCCAAACGGGGATGCGATCCACGAAGTGAAGTATGGACAGGCGCTGTGGAGCATCGCCATCCAATACGGGACGACCATCGAGCAGATCCGCCGTTTGAACAACCTGCCGCTCACGCCCGTCATTTATCCCGGCCAGAAATTGATTGTGATTCAGGGCGCCACCCAGCCCGCGCCCGGCGCGGCGCTGACTTCCACCCTCCCCGCCGCGAACGTGGGTTATGATTTCGTCATCACGCCCATCGCCACGTACACGCCCTCGCCGACCGGCGCGCCGCAGACCCCGGTCTCCTCGGGCGATTTCGTCCAGCAGAACGGGATGGCGCTCGCGATCCTGGGGATCAGTTTTATGGCGTTGTTGTTTGGGATTGGGGCGATGGGGAGGAGGAAGAGTTAATCCACAAACCGATATTTCAACAGCGTCCAGACCGCCTCGAAAGCGTCTTTCAGTCCGATCTTTTTTCCCTGCGAGTAATCTCTTGGGTTGAACGAAATCGGCACTTCGAAGATTCGATAATGACGCTTCAGCACTTTGGCGGTGAACTCGGGTTCGAAGTCGAAGCGCTTCGAGCGGAGGACCATCCCCTCCACCACTTTGCGGCGGAAGACCTTGTAGCCGGTCTCCATGTCGCTGAGGATGGTGTTGTACAGGATGTTGGTCATAAAGGTCAGCAATTTGTTGGCGACCATGTGCCAGTACATCGCCACCCGCCGCGGCCCGCCGAGGAAACGGGAGCCGTACACCACGTCCGCGAGACCCTCCTCGATGGGTTGGAGCAGGATGGGGTAGTCGCGTGGGTCGTACTCGAGGTCGGCGTCCTGGATCAGGAGGATGTCGCCGGTGGCCGCGTCCAGTCCGGTGCGGACCGCCGCGCCCTTCCCCTGATTCTTTTCGTGCAGGATCACGCGCACTTTGTCCACGCCGTCCAGTTTGGACAGGATGTCGCGCGTCCCGTCCTGTGAGCCGTCGTCCACCACGACGATCTCGGATGCCTTTTGGGTGGATTTGACCCGCTTGAGAATTTCCTTGATATTCTCAACTTCGTTGTAAACCGGGATGATGACTGACAGTTTCATAGCAGGGATTATAAACGAAATTACAATGATGCTATAATCGCCCTATCTTTGATCTATCCCTCGCGGGAGGTTTTGATGGCCTTATTAAGGAATGTAGAATCCCCTGATTTTTCCGGCGTACCGTTCTATCCTTCCGCTCTTGGCAGCGTGGACGATACCGGCCTTTCGCCGTTGTGGCTGCAAGACCTGACCCTGAAGGTCCTATATTTTCAGGGCTACATGAACGGCTTCAAGATCGCGGAAGAGATCGCCCTGCCGTTCGCGGGCATCACCGACCAGATCCTGCAATCCCTCAAAGCGGAAAAACTGATCGAGATCAAATCCTCGCAGGGTGGACTGGGCGAGGGCGCCTACACGTACGCCATCACCAGCGCGGGGATCGCACGCGCCCGCGAGGCGCTGGAGCGCAGTCAATACGCGGGACCCGCGCCCGTGCCGTTCGACGTCTACAACGACGCCATCCGCCGCCAGAAAAGCGGACGGCTCACCGTCACCACGCGCACCATGCGGCAGATCCTCTCGCAACTCGTCATCTCCGAGACGACCTTCCAGCGCCTCGGCCCGGCCCTCAATTCCGGCACGTCCATCTTTCTGTACGGGCCTCCGGGCAACGGCAAGACCAGCATCGCCCGCGCCTTCGGCAACCTGGCCCTCGGCCAGACGATGTACATTCCCTACGCGCTCTACCTGGATGGACAGGTGATCAAAGTGTACGACGCCGTCAGTCATAAGACCGCGCCCGAGTCGGAGTCTTTGACCGGCGCGACCGGCGGCCTCCGTTCCGCCACGCGCCGCGACCCGCGCTGGGTCAAGGTCCGGCGGCCCTTCATCGTCGTCGGCGGGGAGTTGACGCTCGCAGGCCTCGACCTGGTCTTCGACGATACGCACAAATTCTACGAAGCCCCGTTCCAGGTGAAAGCCAACGGCGGCATTTTGCTGATTGACGACTTCGGCCGCCAGCAGGTCCGTCCGCGCGACCTGCTCAACCGCTGGATCGTCCCGCTCGAAAACCGCGTGGATTATCTGACCCTGCACACCGGGCGCAAGGTCGAGGTCCCCTTCGACGTGCTGGTGGTCTTCTCCACGAATCTCCCGCCGAAGGACCTGGTGGACGAGGCCTTCCTGCGCCGCCTGCGCCATAAGATCGAGATCGGCGATCCCTCTTTCAACGAATACCGCGAGATCTTCAAGCGCGTCGCGGCGGATAAAAAGATTCCCTACAACGATCATGGACTGGCCTACCTGTTGCAGGAGTGGTACGTGAAGCGCAACCGCAAACTGCGCGCCTCGCATCCGCGCGACATCTGCGACCAGATATTGGACATCGCCTCCTATCTCTCCGTCGAACCGGCCATGACGCGCGAAATGATAGACCGCGCCGCCCAGGCCTATTTTG harbors:
- a CDS encoding ribonuclease Y; translation: MNPIFWLILIVFGIALGAAAGYLFHRYQVEKAMRDQQEKAANILKGASEQARLIETQARENAARVLQAAEQDIKERRVENSREAERLDKRRTELENRADKLEQREQNLNKRQSSVDRRANEIDKLYEQEVVKLEHISNLSQEDARKDLFAAVEKEARADMARIYRQIEAEAREEGEKRARKLIADAIQRVASDHVAEVTSSRVTLPNEEMKGRIVGRNGRNIKAFEQAAGVDVIVDDTPESVTISCFDSVRREIARRALVRLTVDGRIHPTHIEKIIEDETRAVDKIINEAGEQAAYDANIAGLHPEVLRMMGRLKFRTSYGQNQLAHAVEVAKLAGILAAELGADVEISKQGGFLHDIGKAMDHNQEGTHAGLGAEFCKRYNVNHKVVNAIASHHHEVEQETIEAVIAEAADAISGARPGARREDLEAYIKRIKTLEDLASSFKGVQQSFAIQAGREVRIIVRPEEIDDLDSARLARDVAKKIEETMQYPGQIKVSVIRETRAVDYAK
- a CDS encoding DNA-binding response regulator, OmpR family, with translation MNLSGRVLIIDDEASLRQTLTRILQRAGHEVTSAESGEQGLELVAGGDFDIVYMDLRMPGMPGLEALKRIHAARPDLPVILFTAQPDVNSAVEALRLGATDYLLKPLQPQVMIERTQDILAQREKERRRRELQAQIQALQAELEGLEKDEETRVPPERGETAERFVSRGTVRLDLHARRVTVAGRVVSLPPTAFDYLLVLTRHAPSVVDYQTLVAEAQGYQAEMREAQELVKWHIHHIRQAIEPDPQDPSFIINVRGFGYRLVAD
- a CDS encoding NADP-dependent malic enzyme; this encodes MAKITREDALEYHRLKGKPGKIAILPTKPMDTQRDLSLAYSPGVADAVLEVEKNPQDAYEYTSKGNLVAVVSNGTAILGLGDRGALASKPVMEGKGVLFKKFADVDVFDIEVNSHDPDEIIKVVAAISPTFGGINLEDIKAPECFYIEEELKKMLDIPVFHDDQHGTAIISSAGLAGALEIIDKKHADIRLVISGAGASAISCAELAIRWGVKRENIMLVDTKGVVYKGRKEGMNKYKERLAVDDKGHRTLADAVKDADVFYGLSVANILTPEMVKSMAKDPIIFAMANPDPEIRPELAQEARPDVIIATGRSDYPNQVNNVLGFPFIFRGALDVRARSINDEMKFAASQALAALTKEDVPDSVLRAYGVNSLKFGREYIIPKPLDPRVLLWEAPAVAETAMKTGVARKPIDINEYRQQLTFRQGRGEQMRYFFQNKARASGGTKRVVFAEGEEPKVIRAAYRLKEEGIAAPILIGRPEVVQERVAELGLHCCPEVVDPFNFTRIDEYARAYHNLRARKGVSLAIARNRIRQANIFGPMMVKMGDADAFVSGLTYEYPDVIRPALRIHHTAAGAARAAGVYIMIVDDRVYLFTDATVNIDPSAEDLSEIACLAADFAKQLEIEPRVAFLSFSNFGSTPHPLSEKVRKAVDLTKARRPDLVVDGEMQADTAVIPEIVEERYPFSQVRDANVLVFPSLESANIAYKLLARLGNAKAIGPILLGTGAPVHVLQTGDDVNAIVQIASVAVMDAMGRNGKEKKAPAKK
- a CDS encoding recombination regulator RecX, whose protein sequence is MKRITAIEAQKNNPHRVNVYLDGEFAFGLAKITAAWLKTGQALDEAKIAQLQAEDAQEKAYQQAMLFLGYRARSEAEVRRNLEKHEVPPAVIERTVERLREERLLNDGQFARDWVANRSEFRPRSRRALAIELRRKGVDEAAIQSATETTDETTLAYAAAQKRARRLEGLEWLEFRKKLSGFLARRGFDYEVIAPTVKRLWLERDGGQDTNFDNEEFP
- a CDS encoding GTPase ObgE, with the translated sequence MVVSSAEDPNDAVRAENGAAPDYMYPLYAKSNSAFSAAGYNHGMFIDQVQIYARSGKGGDGMVHFRREKYVPRGGPDGGDGGKGGDLIFEVKPTLNTLSAFRPNQKFAAEDGKNGGSNRKSGRGGADLVIPVPPGTAIFDADSRELIGDLTQAGQRLTVCRGGRGGRGNQHFATSRNQAPRTAEKGEPFEERRLKLELKLIADIGLVGLPNAGKSTLLAALTNARPKIDSYPFTTLEPNLGVANIDDDTTVVLADIPGLIEGAAEGAGLGHDFLRHIQRTRVLIHLLDGLNEDPLADFSQINSELALFDPYLAKKPQVVALNKIDQPEVQERFADLKKKFKKQKVDLMSVSALARTNTRDLLLKAAHRLAETPTLEEVEPSLPVYRPQADEKQFEVRREGADEWRISGAAIERAAKMTYWQHEGSLRRFQKLMEKLGVDEALRKAGIKEGDTVYIGDEFELEWQE